In Methylococcus geothermalis, one genomic interval encodes:
- the glnA gene encoding glutamate--ammonia ligase, giving the protein MTPKDVLQIIKEKEVRYVDLRFADTRGKEQHVTVPASTIDEATFEEGKMFDGSSIAGWKGINESDMILMLDASTAVMDPFFDDPTLIVRCDIVEPATMQGYERDPRSIAKRAETYMKATGIADTAYFGPENEFFIFDDIRWGANMSGAFYKVDSEEAGWNSEKVYEDGNIGHRPGTKGGYFPVPPVDSFQDLRSAMCNTLEDMGMGVEVHHHEVATAGQCEIGVKFNTLVKKADEVLLLKYVVQNVAHAYGKTATFMPKPLVGDNGNGMHVHQSLAKDGKNLFSGDLYGGLSETALYYIGGIIKHAKALNAFCNASTNSYKRLVPGFEAPVMLAYSARNRSASIRIPYVMNPKARRIEVRFPDSTANPYLAFAAMLMAGLDGIQNKIHPGDAMDKDLYDLPPEEEKAIPQVCYSFDQALEALDSDREFLTRGGVFTDDMIDAYLELKGQEVTRLRMSTHPVEFDMYYSL; this is encoded by the coding sequence ATGACACCGAAAGACGTATTGCAGATCATCAAGGAGAAGGAAGTCCGCTACGTGGACCTGCGTTTCGCCGACACCCGCGGCAAGGAACAGCACGTGACCGTCCCCGCTTCGACGATCGACGAGGCCACCTTCGAGGAAGGCAAGATGTTCGACGGTTCCTCGATCGCCGGATGGAAAGGCATCAACGAGTCCGACATGATCCTGATGCTGGACGCGTCCACCGCCGTGATGGACCCGTTCTTCGACGATCCGACGCTTATCGTCCGCTGCGATATCGTCGAGCCCGCCACCATGCAAGGTTACGAGCGCGATCCGCGTTCCATCGCCAAGCGCGCCGAGACCTACATGAAAGCCACCGGTATCGCCGATACGGCATACTTCGGACCGGAAAACGAATTCTTCATTTTCGATGACATCCGTTGGGGCGCCAACATGTCCGGCGCATTCTACAAGGTCGATTCGGAAGAGGCCGGCTGGAATTCCGAGAAGGTCTATGAAGACGGCAACATCGGCCATCGTCCCGGCACCAAGGGCGGCTACTTCCCGGTGCCGCCGGTCGATTCGTTCCAGGATCTGCGCTCGGCCATGTGCAACACCCTGGAAGACATGGGCATGGGCGTGGAAGTCCACCACCATGAAGTAGCGACCGCTGGCCAGTGTGAAATCGGCGTCAAGTTCAACACCCTGGTGAAGAAGGCCGACGAAGTCCTGCTGCTCAAGTACGTGGTGCAGAACGTGGCGCATGCCTACGGCAAGACCGCGACCTTCATGCCGAAGCCGCTGGTCGGCGACAACGGCAACGGCATGCACGTGCACCAGTCGCTGGCGAAGGACGGAAAGAACCTGTTCAGCGGCGACCTCTACGGCGGCCTGTCGGAAACCGCGCTGTATTACATCGGCGGCATCATCAAGCATGCCAAGGCGCTGAATGCCTTCTGTAATGCCTCGACCAACAGCTATAAGCGTCTGGTGCCCGGCTTCGAAGCGCCGGTCATGCTGGCCTACTCCGCGCGCAACCGTTCGGCTTCCATCCGTATTCCCTATGTGATGAACCCGAAGGCCCGCCGCATCGAGGTGCGATTCCCGGATTCCACCGCGAACCCCTACCTCGCCTTTGCAGCGATGCTGATGGCGGGTCTGGACGGCATCCAGAACAAGATCCACCCGGGCGATGCCATGGACAAGGACCTGTACGATCTGCCGCCGGAAGAAGAAAAGGCAATTCCGCAGGTCTGCTACTCCTTCGACCAAGCGCTGGAAGCGTTGGACAGCGATCGTGAGTTCCTGACCCGCGGCGGTGTCTTCACCGACGATATGATCGATGCTTACCTCGAACTCAAGGGCCAGGAAGTGACTCGTCTGCGCATGAGCACCCACCCGGTCGAGTTCGACATGTACTACAGTTTGTAA